A region of the Sandaracinaceae bacterium genome:
GTGCGGCAGCTGGCGGCCGAGTTCGACGTCACCGCTCCCACCATCCAGCGGGTCACGGCGCGGCTCGAAGCGCACGGCCTGGTGGAGGCCCGCCACGGTAGCGGCGTGCGCGTGCTGGACGCCACGAAGAAGGGCGGGCTGTCGCTGCTACCGCTGTGGTTCGACGCGTTGTCGGACAACCCGCAGGAGGCCACGCGCGTGTTCCGCGAGTGCATGGAGCTGCGCCGGCTGGTGGCCGTGCACTTGGCCCCGCGCATCGACGTGGTGAGCGCGGCGCCGGGGCTGTTGGCTGCGCTCGAGCGCACGCGCGAGGCAAAGACGGTGGACGAGCTCATGGAAGCGGATCTCAGCTTCACGCGCGCCGTGCTGGACGCGGCCGGGCACTTCGGCGCCACCGCGCTGTTCAACACGGTGGAGACCGTGATCCGCAACGTGCCCGGCGTGGCCGACGCCTTCTACGGCGACCCGGAGCTGCTGCGCGCGTCGCTGAGCGCGGTGGTGGGCGCGGTGGCCCAGAGCGGGGCGGAGCGTGACCAGGCCATGCTCGCCGCGCTCGAGCGCTGGGACGAGCAGGCGGCGGCGCGCTTCGAGGCGTTCGTGACGGCGCGGGCGCGTGAGAACGGCCCGCGGTCTGCTAGGAATCGGGCATGACGCTGTTCCGCCCGTGCATCGACCTCCACGACGGCAAGGTCAAGCAAATCGTCGGCGGCACGCTGCGCGATGAAGGCGCGGGCCCCGTCGAGAACTTCGTGGCCGAGCAACCGGCCGCGTGGTTTGCCGAGCGTTATCGCGCCGATGGGCTCACGGGCGGGCACGTGATCAAGCTGGGGCCGGGCAACGAAGAGGCCGCGCGCGAGGCGCTGGCCGCGTGGCCGGGCGGCATGCAGCTGGGAGGCGGGGTCACGGTCGACACGGCCGCCGAGTGGATCGGGCGCGGCGCGGCCAAGGTCATCGTCACCAGCTGGCTGTTCGTAGACAAGCGGCTCTCCATGGAGCGCGTGGAGCAGCTGGCCCTCGCCATCGGCCCCGAGCGGCTGGTGGTGGACCTCAGCTGCCGCCGCGTCCCGGGTGGCTGGCGTGTGGCCACGGACCGCTGGCAGACCATCACGGAAACGCCGATCGACAAAGACACACTCGCCTCGCTCGCGCCGCTGTGCAGCGAGCTGCTGGTGCACGCGGCCGACGTGGAGGGACGCTGCGAGGGCATCGACGAAGAGCTGGTGCGGGTGCTGGGTGAGCTGTGCCCCCTGCCCTGTACGTATGCCGGAGGAGGCCGCGACATCGCGGACCTCGGGCGCGTGGCCGAGCTGAGCGGCGGTCGCGTGGACCTGACGTATGGGAGCGCGCTAGACCTGTTCGGCGGGAGCCTGGTGAAGTACGCGGACTGCGTGGCATGGAACCGCGCTCACGCGGCGGGCTGAGCGCCAACGCCCGCCAAGCTCCGTCTGAACCCGTGGTCATCGCCTGCCGAGTCGAGGCCATCAGGTAGCTTCGTGCACGTCCTGACTGGCGGGCGCCATGAACGTGGCGATGAAGCGCTGTACCGCTACGGAGCGGGGACGCTCCCTCAGGTACAGCACGGCCGGCTCGCTCGGCGGGCTCGGGTAGCTGATCGGCAGCATCACGATCCGCCCCGCGTTCTCGTAGCGCGTGAGGATGGAGGTCGGCCCCAGCACCAGCATGTCGGTGCGCTCGGCGGTGCTCACCAGCACCTCGTAGTTGTCGCAGGTCAGCCCCACGCGCATGTCCATCTGCGGGAAGTTGGCGCGGATCCACTGACGGATGCGCGGGGGTGCCGTGGCGGCGCCACGGGGGAAGGTCAGCGCATCCAACATGGTGGGCGGAGCGGCCCTGCGATGCAGAGGGTGGCCGGGGCGCGCGGCCACGCGGATGGGGTCGCGACCGAGCGAAGCGACGTGCACGTCGGGGTGCGGCTGCTCCTGCTCGTAGTCCGCGACCACCAGGTCCAATTCGCCCTCGAGCAGCCGCGGCACGAGGTCCTCGGTGGACCCGCTGCGGACGATCACGTCCACCTCCGGGTGGTCCGCACAGTAGCGCGCCAGCACGAGCGGCAAGCGGCCGAGCGCGACCACGGGGCCCACGCCGACCGCCACGCTGCCCAGCTCACCGCCGGTGTGCAGCTCGACCTCGCGCTGCACGTCGTCTGCCGCGCGCAGGATGGGGGCCGAGCGCGCCAGCACGAGCTGCCCGAGCGGGTTCAGCACCAGGCGCCGGCCGCTGCGCTCGAAGAGCGGGGCCCCGAGCGTCTCTTCGAGCCGCTGGATGGACTTGGTCAGCGCGGACTGGCTGAGGTGCAGCGCCTCGGCGGCGGCCTGCAAGGTGCCTCGCTCGTGCACAGCCACCAGGTGGCGCAGGTGGCGCAGCTCGAACTGCGCGTCAGGAGCATTCCTGTCACTCATGTTTATATGAAAACATACCACTTCTAAGAATAGTTTGACGCGGGCATCGTGAGGCGATGGACTACCGCCTCGCCATCCTCGCCGTGTACCTCGGGTTCGCCGCCCTCGAGGCCGTGTCTGGGCGCCATCGAACGCGGGAGATCACCTCCGCCGACTGGCGCCTCGACCTGGTCTCCACCGCCCTGACGACCGCGCTCGTCAACCCACTCGTCATCGCGAGCTCTGGGGCGCTGCTCGCCGTTGTGCTCCCCGACGCAGCCGGGGCCCTCGCAGACTGGCCGGTCTGGGCCATGGTGCTGGCGCTGCTGGTGGGCGACGACCTGCTGCAATACGCGTGGCACCGCGCGTCGCACAGCGTGCCCTTCCTGTACACCTTGCACCGAGCGCACCACTCGGCCCGCTACATGAGCGTGCAGATGATGTTTCGCAACAACGTCTTCTACTACGCCTTGATGCCCAGCATGTGGGTGAGCGGGCTGCTCGTGTACCTGGGCATGGGCGAGGTCTACGTGGGCTACCTCGTGGTGAAGCTCTCCGTCATCGCGGGCGCTCACTCGAGCGTGGCGTGGGACGCGCCTCTGTACCGCGTGCGCACCCTGCGACCGCTGATGTGGGTCGTGGAGCGCGTCATCTCCACCCCCTCCACCCATCACATGCACCACGGCCGCCACGCAGACGACGGGGTCACGCACTATGCGGGCAACTACGGGAACCTGCTCTTCTTCTGGGACGTGCTCTTCGGAACCGCGCGCATCACGCGCCGCTACCCGCCGTCGTTCGGTATCGAGAACCTGAGCCCACAGCCCTGGCACGTGGAGCTGAGCTGGCCCGTGGCGCGCCTGGAGGATGCCTCCGGGCACGTCCCCCACGCGCCCGCGCACGAGAGCTGACCCGGCCGGGGAGCCTTTCCGACCCCACGGCCGCGCATGAGTGGCATCCTCGCACCGTGAGGTCCCTCGGTGCACTCGCGACGGGCGCTGATGACGGGCGCTGGCACCTCGCGGTGGGCGACCCCACCTGGACGGCATGGCTTGCGGTCGCCGCATACGCCGTTGCCGCGTGGCTGTGTGTGCGCGCCGCTCGTGCTCCGCGGGAGACGGACCCCGCAGCCCGACGCCTCGCGCTCTTCTGGCTGCTGGCCGGCGCCCTGTTGCTGACCCTCGGGGCGAACAAGCAGCTGGACCTCCAGACACTCTTCGTCGAGGCGCTGCGCGACCGCGCCCAGGAGCAGGGCTGGTACCAGGAGCGGCGGCTCTATCAGCGCTGGTTCGTGGGCGGCTTGGGGATCGCGGCCGTGCTGGGCTTGGTTGCGCTCGCAGTCGGACTCTGGCCCGTGCGGCGGCGTGTGCGGCTCGCGCTCCTGGGCTTGGGTGGGTTGTTGGGCTTCGTGCTGATGCGGGCCGCCATGTTTCAGCACGTGGGGCCGGGCTGGTTGGCGCACAGCGCTCCCGCGCACGCTGGGATCGAGCTGCTCAGCGTGGGCCTGCTGGCGTGGGCCGCGTGGCGCGCGGGGCCGCAGCCGTAGAGGTGGCGCACGAGGGATGCGGCTGCCCGATGCGAACGAGCTGCGGGGCTCAGTTTCTCGCGTCGAACAGCGTCGCTTCGTCGACAGGCTCTGTGCCAGCGTCGGCCGTCCATGTGCCGGCGTCAACCGGCTCTGTGCCGGCATCGACCGCCTGTGGGCCGGCGTCGACCGCTTCCATGCTGCCACTGCCCCATCGGTCACGCGAATGCGCGCGTGCCTCGGTCGCGCCATCGCCTCCCGTCGCGGCCAGAATAGGAGGAACGGGCGACCCGTCCGCCGAGCCGGCGGTGTGAGCGACGACCGACCAGGACGATGCCGGGGATCCAACGTCGGAAGGGGGCGCGCTCGTGTCGGGCGCGGCCGCCGCCACCGTGACCACGCCGCCCTCGGCGCGAATGCCTCCCGGCTGCGTGGGTCGGTACGCGACCGTGGGGACGAGGAAGAGCAGGAGCGGGGCGAGCGCGAACATGGCGGCACGCCGCCAACGACCCCACCTGGGCAGTAGAGAAGCGAACAAGGCGGAGGCCTCGAGCTCGTCCAGATCGTCGTCGTGGGCGGCGTCGACCACCGAGCGTGCGCCGCCGCGGTCTGGATCGATGCGACGGGTCACCGCCTCGGCGTCGACGGAGACGAGGAGCAAGGGGGTGGCGGGGCGTACGCGCACAGGCGGCGGCTCGTGCCCAGAGGGCATGAGCGCGGGGGCCGGACTCGACTGCCGTACCTCCACGCGGTGCGCGCTGGAGAGCGAGAGCTCGTCCGAGTCGCGGACGATCTTCGGCGGCACGGAGCGACTGCGCGATGGCACGAACTCGACCTGCGAGGCTGCGGCAAGCGCGTCGCGGAAGGCGGCGCCGTCCGGGAAACGCGCCACGGGATTGCGCACGAGCGTGCTCTCGACGAGTCTGGCGATGGGCTCCGGCACGTCGAGACGCTCGCGGAGCGAGGGAATCGGGCGCGAGGCGATAGCGAGGATCGCGCCCGTCAGCGACTCGCTCTCGAAGGGGCAGTAGCCGGTGATGCACTCGAAAAGCACCACGCCGAGCGACCACACGTCCGACGCCGGCCCCGCCTGGAAGCCCTGCGCGTGCTCCGGGCTCAGATACCCGGGGGTGCCCATGATGACCCCGGGACTCGTCACGCCACCCCTGCGCTCGGAGAAGCACGCGATGCCGAAGTCCAGGAGCTTCGGGCGCACATAGCCCATTCCGTCGTCTTCGAGGAAGATGTTGTCGGGCTTCACGTCACGATGAACGATGCCGAGTCGATGCGCGGCGGCGAGCGCGTCGGCCACTGGGAGCAGGATCATGGCGGCTTGCATCGTATCGAGCGGGCCGTTCTCCTCGAGCCTGTCGGCGAGTGACTCGCCGCGCAGCAACTCGAAGACCATGTAGACGGACGCATCGTCGTGCCGCCCCATGTCGAGGACTTCGACCACGTTCGGGTGTTCGATGGCGGTGGCCGAGCGAGCCTCTTGGAGGAAGCGGTGACTGGCGTCGACGTCCAACGCCATCTCGTTCAGGAGGAGCTTCACCGCGACGTGGCGTCCGGTCCACGTGTGGATCGCTTCGAAGACGGTGCCCATCCCGCCGCGGCCGAGAACGCGCTCCAGCGTGTACTTTCCGTCCCCGATGGTCGTGCCGATTCGTTCTTGGTCCGTGAGAATAGGCATCAAAGCATCGAGTCCGATGGCCCTCGTGCAAGTAGCGCGCCGTTGCTCCATCGCTTCGTGCGCAGTCGAGAGGTGTGGCACTCGCACCTGCTGCGAAGAGGAGGGTGCGCAGCGTCGTCCCCCCCCGATGGGCCTCGGTGCTCTTGGTGCATGGCCACCAGATCGATGTAGCCCGTTGGTCAGAATGACGTGGCGGTCGGTGTCGTGAGGGCAGCGGCTGCGCCGTCATGGCGGCGGCGGGTAGACCTGCCAGAGCTGCGGGCCGTCGCCGTAGGTCGTCATCTCGAAGCCGGCGGCGAGCGCGCGCGCGTGCATGGCGAGCGCGTCCGCGCGGCGCGGGAAGATCAGCCGCACCGACTTGACCGGCGTGCCATCGGGTAGCGCGCCCGCGCGGGCGATGGCCTCGGCTGCGGCCCAGCGGTCCTCTTCGATCGAGCCGTCGGGGAACACCACCAGCGCCTGGTGGCCGACCTGGGTCTCATCGTTGTAGAAGGTCATCCCTTCGACGACCCGTAGGCGAGGCGAGGAGAGTGCGCCCACCGCGCCGTCGCCATGCTCGTTCCAGCCGCGTTCGGGCGGGGCCTGCACCAGCGGCGTGATCCAGCGCTCGTGCGCCGACCGCGCGGCTGCCACCGCAGCGGCGTCCTGTAGGTCGGTCGCGAACGCGATGTGCACGACGTCGCGATCGATGATGCGCGACGCGCCTTGCGGCAGGGGTGCTTGCTCGAGTGCCTCGAGGACCGCCGCGCACTCCGCATCGGCGCGGTGCCAGGCACGGCCCAGGTACTGGTCGAGCGAGCCTGGCGGCCAGTCCAGCGAGGTGCGGGGCGGCGTCGGTCGCGGGTAGGTCGCGCGCGCCGGCTCGAAGCGCCCGGTCGCAAACCGCACGCGGGCTGCGGCCAGCCCGTGGCTCCACGTCCTCACCCAGCGTGCCACGTCGTCGCGGAACCGTGGATCAGCGCCCGCCACCGCAACGGCGAACCGCGGCCCCACGGGTTCGAGGCCCAGGAAGATCTCGAACTCCGGGTCGGCCGGGTCGCCCGCGAACAGCGAGACGATGCCGTAGCGCCACGCCGCAGCGCGCCGGCGCAGCTCTGCCATGGAGTGGATGGGCTCGGGTGGCGCAAAGTCGTGCGAGACGTGGGTTGCCCGGCCGAGGTATCCGTCGGCCGCGAGCGGAGCGAGCAGCGTGTCGACGACGACCTCCGTGGTGAGCCACTGCTTCACCGCCTCGGCATCGGCGTAGCACTTCATGCGGATCACGAAGCCGTCGGCGTTGTAGCCCATGCGCCGCACTCTAGCGGGGTCCCTCGACCCTGGCGACGACCGTGTGATTTCGCTGCACCCTCGGCCGGGGTGGCACGCATGGCCTCCCCTGTCAGGCCGTGAGTTCGGAAGCCGGAGGCGTCTCGCCGAAAGGATAGAAGAGCGCAAAGAGGAGCGCCGGGGTGACCCAGAAATTCACTTCTGCGAAGATTGCGCTCGACCAGTGGAACACGGTCATCGCGACCAGGAACGCGAGGATCGCGCGCTTCGCGCGCAGGAAGAACACGAGCGGGAAGCCGAGCTCCATCACCAGGATGCTGAGGACGGTGAAGTGACAGAGTAGCGGGTTCTCTGCGAACCAGCCGAGTGTGCCGTCGTCGATGCCCCAGCGCGTACCCTTCATGATGAGCATCTTCTGGATCGCGGTTCCGTCGAGCACCCAGTCGAGCCCGCTCACCCGGAGCTTGGCGAGACCTGCCACGAAGTAGAACCCGCAAACGTAGGTCTGCGCGGCTCGAATCGGCCAAGACGTTTGCCAGGCTTCGAGCGGTGGGTCGACGGGAAGACGGCCGGCGCCGCGAATCTCCGGAAACCGTGAGAACGCGAGCAGCAGGAGCGCGTGAAACCACATGTAGAAGCGGTGGTGCTCGTCGCCTGCCGTGCTGTCGCGGACGCCTTGCAGGTAGAGAAAAGACACGCAGATGATCGCGATGGCCGCCCGGACGCGGAATCCGACGAGGAGAGCCAGGTTGCCGACCATCAGGAGGCCGAACGCGAGAAGGACCGTCACGGGATGCGCGCGATCGATCCCGAAGACGTGAAAGAACCAGACCGGCTCGAGCAAGCGCATCGTTGGGCCGGCGAAGTCGATGGTGAAGAGCGTGTGAAAGTCGCTTCCGCTCAAGACCATGAGCCCCACCGCCAGCACGACACGCGCGCGAACGAGCCGCTGCACGCTCACGGGGTGCTCGAAGAAGTGGCGGTTCCAGGACCTGCGCGCTCGCTCTAGTAGCACTCGAGACCCCGCGGCGGCTCGTGGTCGAGCGTCATGCTCACCGCCCCGTTCTCCCAACGAAGCGTCGAGACGTTCTCGTACGGCGCTCCGACGAGGCGCGGGTTGCCGTGAAGGTCCACGACCTCGACGAGACTTCGCCGCGCCCTCATCTCGACGATGAAGCGGGGATCCTCCGGCCGAAGACCCAGCGTCTCGTTGGCCGCCGTCATGATCCGGCTTGCCCAATCGACGCGCACGAGGTCGATCTGCCCGGCGTCATCGACGGCGCGTCGATGCTTCGGTGGGCCGAGCCCGAACGCGCGCTGAGTGAAGATCTTTCCGAACGCGCGGAAGGGGATGTTCATGTCCACATGGGAGAGCCATCCCGTGCTCCCGTCGCGGCGGACAATCTCGAAGCCGCGTGTACGAACCGACTCCCCGTCGAAGACCGAGACCCACATCGAGTCCGAGCTCCGATTCATCGCGTACATCGGCGCCCACGACAGTGGGAACCGGTCGATGCGGAGCGCCGTCGGAATGACCAGCGCGATGAGGAAGTAGAGCGCGAGGGCGATTGACGCTCTGGTGGGTGGGCGGCTGACCGACACGGCACGCAACATATCGGGCTCAGCCCCCCCGGAAGGAATTTTTTGTCCCATGGGCGGCGGGGTGGGCCGCGGGAATGCGCTGCCCGGGCCGTCGCCCTCGGGCCGAACTCGGGGTCCCGTCCCCGCCCCTGCCGCTCAGCTCTCGTGCTCGCGGGGCGCCGCCGTCTTCGCGCGCACCTCGAGCTCGAGTTCGGCCTCCACCTCGCTCATGGCGGCACTCACCTCGTCCACGCGCACCCGCGTGCCGAGCGCCTGCGCCCTGCGAGCCCCAGCGCGGATGATGCCCGCCAGGTTCTCGGGGGCCTCCGACGCCACGTAGGCCACGTGGTCCTTGCCGCCCGCGTCCACCCACTCCACGCACAGGATGGGCTTGCTGGGGTGAATCGCCGCGAAGGCGCCCTTGCCCTCGTTGATCACGCGCTGGCGCGCCGCAGGGTCGTACTTGGTGAGCGTGACCTGCGTGACCCCTGCGAGCGGGATGCGCAGCTCGTGACGCACCCCGGCGTGGCACACCACCTCGCTCTTGGTGACGATGGTGCGCAGCACGCTGCCCGCCACGCTCGCGAAGCCCAGCGTCGCGGCCACCAGCGCGAAGAAGGCGCCGCCAGCTAGCGCTTGGAGGTCGCCACCGGCGGCGGCCACGAAGCCCACCACGGAGAAGCCAGCGCTCGCGAGCGACAGCGTGCCCACGAGCAGGAATGCACCGCGGAAGGTCACCTTCTCGCTGTGCACCACGTCCTCCACGCCCAGGTACTGCCGCTCGAACTCGTCGGTCATGCTTCCACCCACCAGCAAGAGTGCCACAGCGGGCCGGGCTCCGCTCGAGAACGGGGGTGGCCCCGAGGCGCGCTGAGCGCGGTCCTCGGAGCCGGAGGGAAGCAGTGGGTCCTGGGCGCCTGACGTTCTCAAGCGCCGCGTGTGCGTGACGACCTCCGGACATGCGCGAGGGCCAGCAAGAGGAGCCCCGGCCACCACGCCGCGCCGTCCGCTCGGCTCGAGGCGCTGCAGCCCCCGCCTCCGCCCGCTGGGGGAGGCTGGACACCGCTATCGCGGGTGCCTCCATCGGGCGTGGTGCCGCCCGCGTCCATCGTGCCCATGCCCGCGTCCATCGTGCCCATGCCCGCGTCCATCATGACCATGCCCGCGTCCATCGTGCCCACGCCTGTGTCGGTCGTGACCATCCCTGCGTCCGTCGTGACCATGCCCGCATCCGTGC
Encoded here:
- a CDS encoding FadR family transcriptional regulator translates to MSETERSETTVDVLERTLVRRILRREYAPGVNLPSVRQLAAEFDVTAPTIQRVTARLEAHGLVEARHGSGVRVLDATKKGGLSLLPLWFDALSDNPQEATRVFRECMELRRLVAVHLAPRIDVVSAAPGLLAALERTREAKTVDELMEADLSFTRAVLDAAGHFGATALFNTVETVIRNVPGVADAFYGDPELLRASLSAVVGAVAQSGAERDQAMLAALERWDEQAAARFEAFVTARARENGPRSARNRA
- a CDS encoding protein kinase — protein: MPILTDQERIGTTIGDGKYTLERVLGRGGMGTVFEAIHTWTGRHVAVKLLLNEMALDVDASHRFLQEARSATAIEHPNVVEVLDMGRHDDASVYMVFELLRGESLADRLEENGPLDTMQAAMILLPVADALAAAHRLGIVHRDVKPDNIFLEDDGMGYVRPKLLDFGIACFSERRGGVTSPGVIMGTPGYLSPEHAQGFQAGPASDVWSLGVVLFECITGYCPFESESLTGAILAIASRPIPSLRERLDVPEPIARLVESTLVRNPVARFPDGAAFRDALAAASQVEFVPSRSRSVPPKIVRDSDELSLSSAHRVEVRQSSPAPALMPSGHEPPPVRVRPATPLLLVSVDAEAVTRRIDPDRGGARSVVDAAHDDDLDELEASALFASLLPRWGRWRRAAMFALAPLLLFLVPTVAYRPTQPGGIRAEGGVVTVAAAAPDTSAPPSDVGSPASSWSVVAHTAGSADGSPVPPILAATGGDGATEARAHSRDRWGSGSMEAVDAGPQAVDAGTEPVDAGTWTADAGTEPVDEATLFDARN
- a CDS encoding sterol desaturase family protein encodes the protein MDYRLAILAVYLGFAALEAVSGRHRTREITSADWRLDLVSTALTTALVNPLVIASSGALLAVVLPDAAGALADWPVWAMVLALLVGDDLLQYAWHRASHSVPFLYTLHRAHHSARYMSVQMMFRNNVFYYALMPSMWVSGLLVYLGMGEVYVGYLVVKLSVIAGAHSSVAWDAPLYRVRTLRPLMWVVERVISTPSTHHMHHGRHADDGVTHYAGNYGNLLFFWDVLFGTARITRRYPPSFGIENLSPQPWHVELSWPVARLEDASGHVPHAPAHES
- a CDS encoding LysR family transcriptional regulator, with the protein product MSDRNAPDAQFELRHLRHLVAVHERGTLQAAAEALHLSQSALTKSIQRLEETLGAPLFERSGRRLVLNPLGQLVLARSAPILRAADDVQREVELHTGGELGSVAVGVGPVVALGRLPLVLARYCADHPEVDVIVRSGSTEDLVPRLLEGELDLVVADYEQEQPHPDVHVASLGRDPIRVAARPGHPLHRRAAPPTMLDALTFPRGAATAPPRIRQWIRANFPQMDMRVGLTCDNYEVLVSTAERTDMLVLGPTSILTRYENAGRIVMLPISYPSPPSEPAVLYLRERPRSVAVQRFIATFMAPASQDVHEAT
- a CDS encoding HTTM domain-containing protein encodes the protein MSVQRLVRARVVLAVGLMVLSGSDFHTLFTIDFAGPTMRLLEPVWFFHVFGIDRAHPVTVLLAFGLLMVGNLALLVGFRVRAAIAIICVSFLYLQGVRDSTAGDEHHRFYMWFHALLLLAFSRFPEIRGAGRLPVDPPLEAWQTSWPIRAAQTYVCGFYFVAGLAKLRVSGLDWVLDGTAIQKMLIMKGTRWGIDDGTLGWFAENPLLCHFTVLSILVMELGFPLVFFLRAKRAILAFLVAMTVFHWSSAIFAEVNFWVTPALLFALFYPFGETPPASELTA
- the hisA gene encoding phosphoribosylformimino-5-aminoimidazole carboxamide ribotide isomerase, producing the protein MTLFRPCIDLHDGKVKQIVGGTLRDEGAGPVENFVAEQPAAWFAERYRADGLTGGHVIKLGPGNEEAAREALAAWPGGMQLGGGVTVDTAAEWIGRGAAKVIVTSWLFVDKRLSMERVEQLALAIGPERLVVDLSCRRVPGGWRVATDRWQTITETPIDKDTLASLAPLCSELLVHAADVEGRCEGIDEELVRVLGELCPLPCTYAGGGRDIADLGRVAELSGGRVDLTYGSALDLFGGSLVKYADCVAWNRAHAAG